The genomic region AGCAGCCATGGAAGCATCCAGACTAAGGCTCCGTCCGATCATTATGACCTCCCTGGCCTTTGTATTCGGCATGTTCCCCATGAGCATCGCCACAGGACCATCAGCACAGGGAAACCATTCCATCAGCTTTGCGGCCGCAGGTGGTATGATCTCAGGCGTCGTACTGGGTGTAATCATCATACCAGTGCTATTCGTCGTGTTCCAATCTATTCAGGAAAAATTTACTAGCAAAAATGCTGCAAATCATGTTGCCGTATCAGAAGATGAAAATTTAACTGCCTCTCAATTATGAAACCTGAACATAAATATCTTATTACCATCATTTTCATCCTTGGACTGCAAATAATGCAATCCTGTAAAATATCAAAGGATCTTCCTATTACAAGCAATATTATCCCAAAAAACTATTTGGACAGGAAGGATGACACTGTTTCGATAGCGAAAATTCCCTGGAAGATTTTTTTTAAAGATCCGATTTTAAATCACTTGTTGCAGGAAGGGATCGCAAACAATAACGATTTGGCAGTCGCAGTTAAAAATATTGAAACAGCAGCACAGGTTGTTTCACAAGTGAAATTAGGTAATTACCCTGCTATTGCCCTGCAAATATCCGCCAATTTAAATCGGCCATCAGAGAATAGTCTTAACGGATTGACTTTAAATAAATTTCTGCAAACCAGCCATATTGAAGACTACACTGCGGCACCCGTGATTTCCTGGGAGGCTGACCTTTGGGGGAAAATAAAAAGTCAGAAGGCCATTGCATTGGCCTCTTATCTTCAAACCGAAGAAGCAAAAAAGGTTATCCAAACTAAAATTGTGAGTGACATTGCCCATGGCTACTACAATCTGATCACATTGGACGCTCAATTAGAGGTCGCAAAAAAGAATGTTCTTCTGTCTGATAGTGCGCTCAAAATTATAGTTCTTCAATTTCAGTCGGGACTGACCACGTCTCTTGCTGTTCAACAGGCAAGTGCGCAGAAAATGGTAGCAGTCGGTTTAATTCCCCAATTTGAAAAACAAATTGTTATTCAAGAAAACGGCCTAAACATCCTTATCGGCAAAAATCCGGGCCCTGTAAAACGAAGCAGAAATTTAGAAGATCTTAAAGCTCCGGATTCTCTGGATGCCGGATTGCCTTCTGAGTTATTAAGTAGACGTCCTGATGTTAAACTATCTGAATTAGCACTCTCAAAAGCAAATGCGGATGTAGGATTTAAGAAAGCAAACCTGTATCCTTCATTAAAAATTTCTGCCCAAGGTGGTATAAATGCATTTAAGGTAAGCAATTGGTTTAACATTCCAGCTTCTCTATTTGGTACGGTAGCAGGAGGTATTACCCAGCCTATATTTCAGCAGAGGGCACTTAAAACTCAGTATGAGATTGCCAACATTAACCGTCAACAGGCAGTAATTCATTTCCGACAGTCTATTCTTGTTGCTGTTTCTGAGGTAACAGATGCATTGATTAGCTTAGAGAAAACCAAAGAACAAGAAAAAAGCGCTAGCCAGCGGACAAAAACCTTACAAGAAGCAACTCAAAATTCCAGATTACTATTTCAAAATGGAATGGCTAATTATTTAGAAGTAATTACAGCGCAAAACAATGTATTACAAACTGAAATCGAACTTGTGTCTATAAAAAAATTACAGCTAGATGCATCAGTTGACCTTTACAGGTCCCTGGGAGGCGGATGGCAATAGACAAAAAACGGCATACCTTTTGACATAGTTGGGGTATGCCGGTAAACATCGAGAACTGAATCCAATTAAATCCATTATAATCATCCATGGAGAAAAAAAAACAAATTATTGAATGCGCTATGAAGCTCCTGATAAAAAATGGACCGCAGGCAGCGCCAATGTCAGCTATATCTAAAGAAGCCGGAGTTGGCATGGGAACTATTTACAATTATTTCGTGACCAAAGAAGACTTGATCAATCAAATATATGTTTTCATAAAGAGTGATCAAGTAAAGAATATCCAACACCCTTTATCACATCTGCCAATCAAACACCAATTTGACATATACTATGAAAGCTTGATTCAATATTTCGTTGACAATCCGTTATACTTTCAGTATTTGGACCAGTTTCACAATGCACCAGTTTTAACTGAAAAAACTCGTAAGCATGGGAATAAGTCTATGTCTTTTATCAATGACTTACTCATATGCGGACAAGAACAAGGACTCATCAAACCTATCGGCGTTAAAGAAATGATTCAATTTCTAAATGGAGGATTAATGAGCTTCGTAAGATGGATCCATTATAAAAATATTCAGTTAAACCGTATGCTGATTACTAATCAACTACAAATTGCTTGGGACGCGGTTAAAATTAATGTATAAATGGATAATGAATTAATGAATGATCTGGCTGAAACGCACAGAGAGCTCAATCTCGTGCCTGAGCTTGCATTCGATGAGTTTGAGACATCCGAGCTGATAGCAAGCCACTTAAATTTCCTTTCAATTCCATTTCAACTTGTTAATAACACTACGATAATTGCTACCTTGAAAAAAGGAGAAGGACCGGAAATAATTTTAAACGCCTACATAGATGCGCAGCCAATATCGACATTTCCAACACAAGATCATGGTTCACTCAGACAGAAGGCAAACCATAATCAGGGGCATGACTTTCAAATAACAATGCTGATTGGCGCAGCATATAATTTAAAAAACAATGCGTTTCAAGGTACAATAAAATTCATTTTTCAAACTCACGAAAAACAAACACCTACTAAATCGTTGCAAATGCCACATTGTGGAAACATTAAAGCAATGATAACTCTTCACATGGAGCCACTTCTAAAAGAGGGTAAACTGGCTTTTTTAGATCAAAACAAAACTCTGATAAAAAAAAGTTTAATTTCACTAATAGCAAGGATTTGGGGGAATGATATCATCACGGACTTTACCTTATCAAATACCATTATACCTACAACAAAACTCAGATCTAACATAAACACGATAGACTACTTGTTTGGGACAAAAAATTCTCATTTCCAAATCCAAGGATATAATTCTCCGGAGGAAAAAACTAACATTAAAGAATGCATCAGAAGAGGATCCGAACTGCTAACCATGTCAGCTTTGCACCTGATAACAGAAAAAACCTATTAACTATTCAAATGGCCCCAGAAAAGAGCTTAACGACATTGGTCTATGGTTTCAACTATCTACTTGGACCAAAAGTAAAATTGAGTTAAATAATGGAACTTTCACTTCTTAAAACTCCTCTACGTACGGCATAAGTTACTCAATAACTAGATTTTTGGACTGAGAGATAATTTTTTTATATGGATTCTCAAAAAAATTGTGCATTAACTAACTCCATCAACTACATATCCCGGTCATGTCATACTTTATATACAAGCATGAATTCTGGCTTTAGGCCAATAGCGTTTAATTAGTCAGTAGTAAAATAGCATTCATCAAGGATCTATATTGCCACCAACAATTAGAACAGGATTTTTTGAATATACCTGCTTGCTAAATATTCCGGGTTCCGGCTTAACATTCCAGCAATCGCAATTTGTGGGATGAAAATTTGAAACTTACCTTTCACACGAATACGATCCATTTGAAATCCGTTTCAAAATTCCAAAGAGCGTTCGTTCTGCAGAATGCCGTTTGTTTTTTTGAACACATCCGAGCAGAATAAAATTATTAAGTGCAATCCCTGGAACAGTTCAGTCACATTAAAAATGAACTGGTTTGCCAAACCGGTATTTTAAGTTATTATTTGTATGCGTCCGATAAAACCATATTTTAACAGATCCGCATAGTTCGTAATCTTGTTTCTTGAAAAATGAGACAGAAAAAATGCGTGAACTGTACGATCAGTGGCAGGCGCAAGGCATAAGCAAACAGGCTTTTTGCAATCGGAATGGTATGGGATACCATAAATTCAA from Dyadobacter subterraneus harbors:
- a CDS encoding TolC family protein is translated as MKPEHKYLITIIFILGLQIMQSCKISKDLPITSNIIPKNYLDRKDDTVSIAKIPWKIFFKDPILNHLLQEGIANNNDLAVAVKNIETAAQVVSQVKLGNYPAIALQISANLNRPSENSLNGLTLNKFLQTSHIEDYTAAPVISWEADLWGKIKSQKAIALASYLQTEEAKKVIQTKIVSDIAHGYYNLITLDAQLEVAKKNVLLSDSALKIIVLQFQSGLTTSLAVQQASAQKMVAVGLIPQFEKQIVIQENGLNILIGKNPGPVKRSRNLEDLKAPDSLDAGLPSELLSRRPDVKLSELALSKANADVGFKKANLYPSLKISAQGGINAFKVSNWFNIPASLFGTVAGGITQPIFQQRALKTQYEIANINRQQAVIHFRQSILVAVSEVTDALISLEKTKEQEKSASQRTKTLQEATQNSRLLFQNGMANYLEVITAQNNVLQTEIELVSIKKLQLDASVDLYRSLGGGWQ
- a CDS encoding TetR/AcrR family transcriptional regulator, yielding MEKKKQIIECAMKLLIKNGPQAAPMSAISKEAGVGMGTIYNYFVTKEDLINQIYVFIKSDQVKNIQHPLSHLPIKHQFDIYYESLIQYFVDNPLYFQYLDQFHNAPVLTEKTRKHGNKSMSFINDLLICGQEQGLIKPIGVKEMIQFLNGGLMSFVRWIHYKNIQLNRMLITNQLQIAWDAVKINV